Part of the Eshraghiella crossota genome is shown below.
ACGCTGTCAGATGAAATTCCATCGCTTACCAGAACTTCTTTCATTTCATTGTATGAATTTACAAGTTTTTTTTCACGGTCTTTAATATAATATTTTTCAAAGAAAATAGAATTCAAAAGACAAATAACACCCACAACCGTAAGAACTATGGCTGCTATTAAAAATGTTAATTTCAATTTCAATGACATCTTTTTCATGGTAAACTCCTGTTATCACAAAAAGGCACTAATAATAGTGCCTTTAATTTTATTCTCCAAGGTATGCTTTTTTTACTGTATCATCATTCATTATGTTCTCAGCCTTACCTGAAAGAACAACATTTCCCGTCTCAAGAACATACGCCCTGTCTGCAATTGATAATGCTTTTTTGGCATTCTGTTCTACAAGCAGCACTGTTGTTCCGCCTTCATTAAGTGCCTTAATAATATCAAAGATTTCTGATACAAATATCGGTGATAATCCCATCGATGGTTCATCAAGAAGTATAATCTCAGGTTTGGACATAAGTGCACGTCCCATAGCCAGCATCTGCTGTTCCCCGCCTGACAAAGTTCCTGCAATCTGGTTCTTTCTTTCCTCAAGTCTTGGGAATCTTTCATATATTTTCTCTAAATCTTCGTTAATTTCACTTTTATCCCTTCTGGTATATGCACCCATAAGTAAATTTTCAAATACCGAAAGCTGTGAAAATACTCTTCTGCCTTCCGGTACCTGTGAAATGCCTAACTTAACAATCTTGTGAGCCGGTGTTTTAGTTATATTCTGTCCATTATATATAATTTTGCCTGATGTAGAAGGTAAAATACCGGAAATAGCATGCAATGTTGTTGTTTTACCTGCTCCGTTAGCACCAATAAGGGCTATTATTTCACCTTTATTTACTTCAAAGGAAACACCTTTTAATGCTTTAATCATTCCGTAGTTAACTTCGAGATTTTCAATTTCCAATAAAGCCATATTTATTTCCTCCTAATCGCCAAGATATGCCTTAATTACTTCAGGATTATTAAGGACTTCGCTTGTAGGTCCCTGTGTGAGAACTTTACCGAAATTAAGAACCGTAAGTTCTTCACATATACTTGAAACAAGCTTCATATCATGTTCAATAAGTAAAATTGTCATATCAAAGTTATCTCTGATAAAAGCAATAGTTTTAACGAGTTCCATTGTCTCATTAGGGTTCATTCCTGCAGCCGGCTCATCAAGCAATAAAAGTTTAGGGTTAGTTGCCATAGCTCTTGCCATCTCAAGTTTTCTCTGTTTACCGTATGGGAGGTTGGCAGATATTGTATTTGCCTCTTCGTCAAGTTCAAATACCTTCAATAATTCCATTGCACGTTCATTCATAAGCCTTTCGTTTTTGAAATAACTTGGCAGCTTAAAAATACCTGCAATTGTAGAATATTTATAAATATTGTGTAAGCCGATTTTAACATTATCAAGTACAGACAACTTATTAAACAATCTGATGTTCTGGAAAGTTCTTGCAATTCCGTCTTTGTTAATCTGTACTACACTCTTACCGGTTATATCTTCTCCATCAAGCTCTATTTTCCCCGAATCAGGTTTATATACACCTGTCAAAAGGTTAAATACGGTTGTTTTACCTGCTCCGTTAGGTCCGATAAGTCCGTAAAGTTCTCCCTTTTTAATCTTAAGATTAAAATTATCTACAGCCTGTAAGCCGCCAAAAGAGATTCCTATGTTATTAACATTCAACATTATATCCTGTGTTTCCATAATTAATGAACCTCCTCTTCAACCGGTTTTTTCTTTGAAAAGAATGATTTGAATTTTGCTGAAATTTCTTTACGTAATTCAATACATTTTGGATTCCATGTGAAAATCATAAGTACAATAAGTACAACAGCATAAATAATCATACGATAATCATTGAGGAATCGCATCTTTTCCGGAAGAATCGTCAATACGATAGCAGCAACGATAGATCCCGGAATATTACCCATTCCGCCAAGAACAACCATAACAAGTACATTAATAGACGTATTAAAATCGAACTTTGAAGGCTGTAACATTCCTAAGTTATGTGAATATAATACGCCCGCAACACCTGCTAATGCTGCCGATATAGTAAATGCAAGTAATCTGAATTTGGAAATATTGATACCGACCGTCTCTGTAGCAATCCTATTGTCCCTTACCGCTTTAATAGCACGACCCGAACGTGAATCAGATAAATTCATAACAATAAGTACGGTAATTATTAAAAGAATTATACCGATAAGAAAAGTACTGCTCCTCTGGATTTTCAAAATACCCTGGGAACCCTTTACTATAATGTCCTCGGATTTAACACCTTTTCCTATAAGGTCAGTCGTATTGTTCAGTGAAAAATGGAAACCTTTGCTGTCAAATGCAACGATAACAGTTCCTAAAATTCCTTTTATAATCTCTCCAAAAGCAAGTGTAACTATAGCAAGATAGTCCCCCTGAAGTCTTAATACTGCAGAACCTATAAGAATACCGAAAATTGCTGCTGTAACTGCGCCTATAAGTATTCCTATTACAAATCTTAATAAATCATTAGATATCATATCCGCAGTTATCTGTGTAAAAAGCGAACCCGTAAATGCACCTACATACATAAATCCTGCGTGTCCAAGACTAAGTTCACCTAAAATACCTACTACAAGATTAAGTGATACAGCCATTATAGACCAAACACATATTCTGACAAGCAGGCCTGACATAACATTTGAAAGTACACCGGAATTATTAAGTGTATTCATAACAAAATAAGCAATAACAATTGCGATTATTGTAATTACTGTTGTAAGTGTAGTTTTTTTAAGTTTTAATTTTTTCATGTATCTTCACCTACACTTTCTCTTTAATCTTTTTGCCAAACAGACCAGTTGGCTTAAAAATAAGAACAACTATCAATACAACAAATACAATAGCATTAGCAAGCTTTGTTCCATTAGGAATATAAGCACCACTTAATACTTCTATTATACCAAGCACAATCCCGCCGACCATTGCACCGGGAATTGAACCTATACCTCCAAATACAGCAGCTACAAAGGCCTTAATGCCCGGCATAGAGCCCGATGTAGGGATAAGACTTGGATAGGCGTTAAACATAAGGAGACTTGCAAGTGCTGCAAGTGCAGATCCGATTGCAAATGTTATTGTAATTGTAGTATTAACATTAATACCCATTAACTTCGCAGCATCTTTATCCTCTGAAACAGCTAACATAGCACGTCCTGTTTTTGTCTTCCTGATAAATATTGATAATGCCACCACAATAATAATTCCTAATACAATCATTAAAATCGTGGAGCCCTCGATATTAGCACCGAACATCTTTACACTGCCAAGTTTTATTGGATTTCTAAACATTTTAGGCTGGGATGTAAATATGAGCTGGGCAATGTTCTGGAGAAGAATACTTACACCAATTGCTGTAATAAGTACAGCAAGTGATGACGCCTCCCTAAGTGGTTTATATGCAACTTTTTCTATTACTACGCCAAGGACAGTACACACTACCATAGCAACAATCAATGCAGCAAATACATTGGTTCCACTACCATATATCATACTAAAGAGGACATATCCTCCTATCATAATAACGTCGCCATGGGCAAAATTAAGCATTTTGGCAATACCATAAACCATAGTATATCCCAATGCAATAATCGCATATACACTGCCTAAGCTTATACCATTAAATACATAAGTAAAAAAACTACTCATGAGTTCACCTCGTCCATTTATTTACCGGAAAACCCGGATATTCTACCTGATAACAATAAAGACAGAGAGACCACTTCATGCCTCTCTGCCCATAGTCTTTAAAAAAAATATTATTTTGCTGAAACGTATGTACCGTCTTTAATCACAACAGCTCTAGGTTCTTTACTTACTTCACCTGATGCTTCCCATTTCATACCGGCACCGGTAAGTCCGTCAACTGTAATTTCAGTAATTGATTTCTGTAAAGCTTTATTAACATCAGCTACTGAAGCATCCGGCTTGAGACCTGCCTTTTCAATTGCTGCCTTAAGAATATATACACCGTCATATGCATCTGCTGCGAACTGGTTAGGAACATCATTGTAAAGTTCTTTGTATGTTTTAACAAAAGCTACTGTTTTTTCATCTGTAGCATCTGCTGAGAATGGAGTTAAAAGCATTACGCCTTCTGCAAGTTCCTTATTAAAGTTCTTTACACCAAGAATTCCGTCAAGGCCATCACATCCAAAGAATATAGGCTTATATCCTGTGCTGTTAGCTTCTGTAAGAATTAAAGAAGCTTCTGTAGAATAAATTGGAAGGAATACCAAATCAGCGCCTGCATCCTTACAAGACTGAACCTGTACTGAGAAGTCTGTCTTAGTGTCCTTAGTAAATGACTGAGTTGATACAATTTCAAAATCCTGTGACTTAGCTGCTTCAACGAATTTTTCAAAAACACCTGTTGAATATACATCTGAGCTGTCATAAATGATACCTACTTTAGTAGCTAACTTATTCTCACCGATGTACTGAGCTGAAGTTGAACCCTGGTTAGGGTCTGTGAAACATACCTGGAATACATTATCACCTGCGATAACTGACTGAGCTGATGCAGATGGTGTAAGCTGGAACATATTGTCTTCTGCTGTAAGACCTACAACGGCTTCACATGAACCTGATGTAACTGTTCCTAAAAGTATCTGTGTTCCCTTGTCCTTAAGTGCATTGTAAGCATTAGCTGCAAGTTCAGGGTCTGCCTGATCATCTTCAAAGCTGAGCTCAATCTTGTAACCGTTGATTCCGCCTGCCTTGTTGATTTCATCAACTGCAATGCTTGCACCGTTCTTTACAGCGTTGCCATAAATAGCTGCTGTACCTGTAGTTGGTCCGATACTACCAATTTTCCAAACATCTGAGCCGGTGTTTGATGAACCATTTCCTTCACTCTTGCCACATCCTGCAAATGTAGCTGCTGCAAGAGAAGCTACTGCTGCTAATGCAACGAATTTCTTCATCTTTTTCATAATTGTTTCCTCCTTTTAAGGCATCTAGCCCTTATAGGAATTTATGCTACTATTTTCTTTTAAAAATGTCAACCTTTTTTACAATCATGCTTCAAATTTGTAACCCATTCCCCATATTGTCGATATAAATTTGCCTTTTTCACCCATTTTACTTCTGAGTTTTTTGACATGGGTATCTATTGTTCTTGCATCGCCGTAATAATCATAATTCCATACATTATTGAGGATTTTTTCCCTTGAAAGTGCTACGCCTCTGTTTTCCATAAAATATGTAAGGAGTTCAAATTCTTTAAAACTTAAATCTATTTCTTTTCCGTCAATAGTTACCGTATGTGCTATTTTATTAACTGTTATTCCGGCTATATCAAGTATCTCTTCATTATCTCCGGTAGTCCTTCTTAAAAGTGCATTAACCCTTGCGGTTAATATCTTCGGACTGAAAGGTTTGGAAATATATTCGTCAACGCCCAACTCAAACCCTTTGAGTTCATCCTGTTCCTCACTTTTAGCTGTAAGCATAAGAATAGGTACTTTCGATAATTTTCTTACTTCCTTACAAAGCTGCCATCCGTCCATTTTCGGCATCATTACATCCATAATTATAAGGTCTATATCATTGTTTGAGCAAAAAATATCAAGTGCCGCTTCACCGTCTTCAGCTTCACATACTACATAACCTTCCCTTACAAGAAAGTCCCTGATTATTTTTCTTATTCTGCTTTCGTCATCAACGACAAGTATTTTATTGTTCATAGGCACCTCCGTTTTTCATATTTTTAATCAATATTTGTCTTTTCTGTGAAATCATTCCTCCGGATGGTTAATTTTCCATTCAAGCTCTTTAAGTTCCTGTTCCTTTTCGTTAAGTTCACTTTGCCATGAAGAATATTTATCCTGAATTACACGTTCATAATTAAGGATATTAGGCGAGTCGCTGTTTTTTGTTATTATAAACATTGCAATTACCACAGCAACAAGCACTATATTAAAAAGAATTGAAGTGGATAGTCTGCTCTTCATTTTCTTTTTTTCGGATTCATATTGCTTTACGGTAGTTTCGTATTTGGTACTTATGTATTTCTCTACACGCTCTTTTTCCATGTGACCCGTTGTCTTTACCGGTATCGGCATAATATCTTCTGCTTTATAATTTCCGCTTTTTATAACAACGTCTCTTAGCTTTTTAAGGTAATCCATACCCACCGGGGTCTTGAATATCTTTTTTTCTATAAGTTCACAATAAAGCTTATAAGTCTTTTCAATATTGGAGAGATTGAGTTCCGAACTTAAATATTTAATTGCCTTTTTTTCCTGAACAGCTTCGTTATATTCTGTTTTGGTTTCAAAAACATATCCATTCACTATATAGCTTTGGATTTCATTTATTTCTTCCATTTTCTGCCTCTTTCAATATTTAATTCATACCGGTTATTTTATCATTTTTTCAATCTAAATAAAATACCCAGTGCCTTATTTTTATCTATAATATATCATATAAACTCATGGCAAATTTAAGATTGCTGTGCGTCTCCAGGTAATACTTTCTTTTCTACTTCTGAAGCCTTTCTTCAAGGAACTCCACAGCATCTCTTATACAGTCATCACATTCCCTTACAACATGTCCTGTTTCGGTTCCTTTTAGTTCCTTACAGATAACAGTTCCGTTTCTGTCTTTAAATTCCATCATTATATTTCTGACATCGGAAAAAGTCTTACGAGGGTCTTTGTTGGCAAGTCCGAGGACAATGCCTGCACCTGTAAGAGCACCGCAGTTACCCTCCATTGTTCCCATGCCCACAGCAAAAGCCTGTGTTGTTTCTTTTAAGGTTTCTTCATCTAATCCCGTGTAATCACAAAATGCACAGGCAACCGCCTGTGAACAGTTATGTCCGCAATGTTTTCTGTTTACCGCTTCATCTGCTCTTGTACTCATCTGTTATTCTCCTTTAATTGTTAAAAATCCGCACATACCGCCACGCATGCCTTTACTTGCACGATGTGAAAATAAAAGGTCACTGTTACAGCATGTACATATATCAGTTATCCCTATATTTTCAGGAAGTATACCCGCATTTATAAAGTTTCTGTAATTAGCTCTCCATAAATCAAGCTTGAATTTGCCGTTGTCTTTTATATACAATATATCTTCAAAAACCTCTGTGCCGTAGGCCTTCGCAAACTGTTCCGCCACATCCTCAGATACCTCATAGCAGTTATGACATATGGAAGGACCGATAAAAGCAACAATATCCGCAGGGTCGGTATTGTATTCTTTTTCCATCATTTTAACAGTAACATCTGCAATGTTTCCCACCGTTCCACGCCAGCCCGAATGAGACAAACCTATTGCTTTATTTCTTGTATCTGCAAAAAACAAAGGGACACAGTCAGCGTATGATGTAACAAGCGTAACCCCCGGTTCATTGGTTATAAGTCCGTCAACATCTGAAAAATTGCGTTCCCTTGTAACACCCATTCCGCAATGTTCTTTAGTAACCTTCATTACATTGGTTGTATGCGTCTGCATTGCGTATACCATGGAATTAACGTCCATATCAAGCTCATTGCCTATTATCTCAAAATTTTGGGACACGGCTTTTTCATCATCGCCCCTTGTAAATGAAAGGTTCATTGAGGAATATATGCCTTTGCTTACTCCTCCGAGTCTTGTTGAAAAACCATGTTTTATAAAATCAACTCCATTAAGGTTATTGAATGTAATATGAGGAACCGTTCCCTGTATTTTGGTGGTATTGCTGAAATCATAAAAATTTATATTCATTAAAAAGCATCCTTTATATGTGTTATTTTTGTTCCTAATATGGATATGACATCAAATCTTATAGGACAGTCAAAAGATTTTCCATTTCTGGCAATATAGAGCATTGCCGTTTTTCTTATCCTATACTGCTTTCTGTAGTCAACAGCTTCTTCAGGGAAACCGTATCTTACGGAGCTTCGGTATTTTACTTCCACAAATACAAGAGCCTCATTATCCTTGGCTACAATATCTATTTCTCCGCCTTTACCATAAAAATTACGGCAGATTATGTCATATCCAATACTCTCTAAATATTCTGCTGCCTTATCTTCATAAAAACTGCCGGTTTGTCTTTTATTTTCTGTCATATATCTTTCCTTTTATTTTATCAAGATTATCAACAAAAACAAGTATTTCCGCAACAATACTGTATAATTCCGGTGGTATGTATTCCCCAATATCAAGTTTTGACAATGTGTTGGCAAGCTTATTATCCTCGTATAACGGAACATCACTTGACTTTGCCTTTTCGATTATTTTATCAGCTATAATTCCTGTTCCGGAAGCCAGAATTTTAGGTGCAACCTCATCGGGATTATACTGTATGGCTATCGCCTGTTTTCTTTTTTTCTCTTCTTCAGCCATGGCTTACGTTCTCACATCAAAGCTGAAACGTTTTATTTCAACCGATGGAAATTCCTCCTCCATTACAGATTTTACAAAAGAATATTTTTCCTTATCAGACGTAACGTTGCTTGTCACGCTGTAACCCAGAGCATTAAGTCTCTCATTAAGTTCTGATATATGCTCCTCAATATATGCTAAAATATCATCGTTTGCCACCTTAAAGTTAGTGGTTACATTATTGGCTTTTAACAAAACAAATACATCCATGGGTCCGAGATTGTCCATATCAAGATGTAAAAGTGCTTTCAACTCATCCTTATCCTCTATTTTTTTTCTGTTATTTTTGTACACATACAAATCGCCATGGCCTTCATGTCCACTCATGCGAAGTGGAATCTGCACAAAATTCATAAAATTATTTGCCTGATTCAAAAAGGATACGTCATTTTTAATCTGTGTATTGGTATTAAGCATATTTTCAGCAAACTTTATGCCTTGAAATCTGGATGATAAAGCTTCCGTATCCTGAAGCACTTTAGAATACAGCTTCTTAATATTTTCCTTGCTTATATCTGAAGGATTAAGAAACATTTCCTGTCTGACAAAATCTTTAAGTATATTTTCAGTTCCTTTTAATGATACGATTTCTTTAAATTTATCAGGTGAAATAAAACCATCTTTATAAAAATCAATTATCCTGTTAAAAAATTCTTTTGAGGATATTTTACCCTCTGCTACCTGTTCTGCAAATTCCCGCAGCGTCGTATTACTATCCTCTCCGTTATCACCATTAAGCAAAACCTCGGAAAGCTTCTGTAATTCATTGGCATCCACAGAATTCCCCATCATTACCGGTTCAGATATTTCAGGCGTAAATGAAGAAATAAAATTGCTTAAAAGTGTCACCGTAGCATCCGAAACCGATGAAGGGAGGCTGTTTAACATTCCGTAAAGATCATCCGTAAGTTTCGTCGTATTGCCTGTCATTCCCCTATCGAAATCATAATAATCATGCAACGCCTGTACGTTCTCATCGGTTACTTCAACGTGCATGCCCTCTAGGTAAATCACATCTTTGGGACTTGCTATGGAGGATTCCGTCAAAAGATTCATATAATGGTTAATGCTGTCGGATGTAATAGGAAGTTCATGGGACATCATCTCTTTTACAAGCGAGACAGTGACTTCATTAACCTGAAGTCCTGCATTTTTAAGTGCGGACGTAATTGTCTGGTCGTTAAAAAGATTTCTGTTAGTATTGGTACCGGCTTTAAGAACAACCTGTTCTTTATTAATATCCTTAATTGTAAATGAAGCTATATCGCCTATATTATAGGATAACGAATCCGCCAGTGTCGCCTTAACAGTAACGCTGTCATTTAATGAAATTGTAATGTTGTTGGGGGTTATATCGATAATTTCTCCCGTGAGTCTGTCTCCTGTGCTTAACTGCATTAAAAGTGCTTTTCCTGCTTCAATGGGAGACAGACCGGAAGGAACCGTAATCTGTGTTCTGTCTGCAGAGCCTGAATTTTGTGCTAAATTAACATTGGCATTAGTTATTCCTGTTGTATTGTTTACAGTTTTAATATTCATGTAATTTAACACCCTTTCTGCTGATTAAATAAAGTTCTTAATAAAAGTCCTGCGATGAATCGGACATGGACCGTATTCTTTAATGGCTTTAATATGAGCTGCCGTTCCGTATCCTTTATGTTTTGCAAATCCATATTCAGGATATAACTTATCATATTCTTCCATAAGATGGTCCCTTGTTACTTTTGCCACAATACTTGCTGCAGCAATGGACTGGCTTTTTGCATCACCTTTTATAATAGGTACCTGCTTAATATCCACCATCGGTATTGTTACTGCATCATTTAATAATATATCGGGTGTTACACTCAATTTATGAATAGCTGTTCTCATTGCTTCATAAGTTGCCTGTAATATATTTATCTCATCTATTCTTTCCGGAGAGACTATTCCCACTCCGTAAGCAACCGCATATTTATCAATTTCTTTATATACTTCTTCCCTCTTTGTTTCACTTAGTTTTTTGGAATCATTTATGTATAAAATATTGTACTCATCCGGCAAAATAACTGCAGCAGCCACCACAGGTCCGCAAAGAGGTCCTCGTCCAGCCTCGTCTATGCCGCATATAGTTCCGTATATCTTGTACTCCCTGTCAAATTCCTTCATAAGTTCTGTACGCTTTATTTCTGCTTCAAGTCTTTCTGCTTTTGTCATGAAATGTAATCCTCCGGTTTCTCAATAGAAATTTTTCCCAGTTTACCGGAACGGAAGTCATCAAAAATAAGGGCTGCCGCTTTATCATAGTCAGGTTCTCCGCCCTTTTTAAGACATCCTCTTGCAATAGCAATATCTCCAAGCATTGTAACACCGTCGTCTTTCTCTTCTATATCATATCTTGAGGTAAAAATACCGGCATAGTCATTTTTTACGGATTCAATAAATTTAAGACTGAGTTCTGTAAGATTAAGAATCTGGTCATTGATTGAACCGATAAAAGCCAGATCATTGGCTATTTTTTCGTTATCGAATTTCGGCCACAGAATTCCCGGTGTATCAAGCAGTTCTACCGTTTTATTAAGCCTTATCCATTGTTTTCCCTTTGTGACACCCGGTTTATTACCTGTCTTTGCACAGGCTTTACCTGCAAAAGAATTTATAAATGTTGATTTACCAACGTTAGGTATTCCGACTATCATAGCCCTCACGGGGCGGTTAATGATTCCTCTTTTTCTGTCTCTTTCTATTTTTTCTTTACAAACTTCAAGAATAGCATTATTAACGGATTTCATCCCGCTTCGCTGTCTTGAATCCAGTTTAATAACCTTTATTCCCTGTTTTTCAAAAAATTCAACCCATTTTACGGTCACTCTTTCATCTGCAAGGTCTGACTTATTAATTAGAATAAGTCTGTATTTATTTTTTGCAAGGTCATCTATATCGGGATTC
Proteins encoded:
- a CDS encoding ABC transporter ATP-binding protein; translation: MALLEIENLEVNYGMIKALKGVSFEVNKGEIIALIGANGAGKTTTLHAISGILPSTSGKIIYNGQNITKTPAHKIVKLGISQVPEGRRVFSQLSVFENLLMGAYTRRDKSEINEDLEKIYERFPRLEERKNQIAGTLSGGEQQMLAMGRALMSKPEIILLDEPSMGLSPIFVSEIFDIIKALNEGGTTVLLVEQNAKKALSIADRAYVLETGNVVLSGKAENIMNDDTVKKAYLGE
- a CDS encoding ABC transporter ATP-binding protein yields the protein METQDIMLNVNNIGISFGGLQAVDNFNLKIKKGELYGLIGPNGAGKTTVFNLLTGVYKPDSGKIELDGEDITGKSVVQINKDGIARTFQNIRLFNKLSVLDNVKIGLHNIYKYSTIAGIFKLPSYFKNERLMNERAMELLKVFELDEEANTISANLPYGKQRKLEMARAMATNPKLLLLDEPAAGMNPNETMELVKTIAFIRDNFDMTILLIEHDMKLVSSICEELTVLNFGKVLTQGPTSEVLNNPEVIKAYLGD
- a CDS encoding branched-chain amino acid ABC transporter permease, which gives rise to MKKLKLKKTTLTTVITIIAIVIAYFVMNTLNNSGVLSNVMSGLLVRICVWSIMAVSLNLVVGILGELSLGHAGFMYVGAFTGSLFTQITADMISNDLLRFVIGILIGAVTAAIFGILIGSAVLRLQGDYLAIVTLAFGEIIKGILGTVIVAFDSKGFHFSLNNTTDLIGKGVKSEDIIVKGSQGILKIQRSSTFLIGIILLIITVLIVMNLSDSRSGRAIKAVRDNRIATETVGINISKFRLLAFTISAALAGVAGVLYSHNLGMLQPSKFDFNTSINVLVMVVLGGMGNIPGSIVAAIVLTILPEKMRFLNDYRMIIYAVVLIVLMIFTWNPKCIELRKEISAKFKSFFSKKKPVEEEVH
- a CDS encoding branched-chain amino acid ABC transporter permease; the protein is MSSFFTYVFNGISLGSVYAIIALGYTMVYGIAKMLNFAHGDVIMIGGYVLFSMIYGSGTNVFAALIVAMVVCTVLGVVIEKVAYKPLREASSLAVLITAIGVSILLQNIAQLIFTSQPKMFRNPIKLGSVKMFGANIEGSTILMIVLGIIIVVALSIFIRKTKTGRAMLAVSEDKDAAKLMGINVNTTITITFAIGSALAALASLLMFNAYPSLIPTSGSMPGIKAFVAAVFGGIGSIPGAMVGGIVLGIIEVLSGAYIPNGTKLANAIVFVVLIVVLIFKPTGLFGKKIKEKV
- a CDS encoding ABC transporter substrate-binding protein; the encoded protein is MKKFVALAAVASLAAATFAGCGKSEGNGSSNTGSDVWKIGSIGPTTGTAAIYGNAVKNGASIAVDEINKAGGINGYKIELSFEDDQADPELAANAYNALKDKGTQILLGTVTSGSCEAVVGLTAEDNMFQLTPSASAQSVIAGDNVFQVCFTDPNQGSTSAQYIGENKLATKVGIIYDSSDVYSTGVFEKFVEAAKSQDFEIVSTQSFTKDTKTDFSVQVQSCKDAGADLVFLPIYSTEASLILTEANSTGYKPIFFGCDGLDGILGVKNFNKELAEGVMLLTPFSADATDEKTVAFVKTYKELYNDVPNQFAADAYDGVYILKAAIEKAGLKPDASVADVNKALQKSITEITVDGLTGAGMKWEASGEVSKEPRAVVIKDGTYVSAK
- a CDS encoding response regulator transcription factor, producing the protein MNNKILVVDDESRIRKIIRDFLVREGYVVCEAEDGEAALDIFCSNNDIDLIIMDVMMPKMDGWQLCKEVRKLSKVPILMLTAKSEEQDELKGFELGVDEYISKPFSPKILTARVNALLRRTTGDNEEILDIAGITVNKIAHTVTIDGKEIDLSFKEFELLTYFMENRGVALSREKILNNVWNYDYYGDARTIDTHVKKLRSKMGEKGKFISTIWGMGYKFEA
- a CDS encoding C-GCAxxG-C-C family protein, translated to MSTRADEAVNRKHCGHNCSQAVACAFCDYTGLDEETLKETTQAFAVGMGTMEGNCGALTGAGIVLGLANKDPRKTFSDVRNIMMEFKDRNGTVICKELKGTETGHVVRECDDCIRDAVEFLEERLQK
- the pgeF gene encoding peptidoglycan editing factor PgeF, whose product is MNINFYDFSNTTKIQGTVPHITFNNLNGVDFIKHGFSTRLGGVSKGIYSSMNLSFTRGDDEKAVSQNFEIIGNELDMDVNSMVYAMQTHTTNVMKVTKEHCGMGVTRERNFSDVDGLITNEPGVTLVTSYADCVPLFFADTRNKAIGLSHSGWRGTVGNIADVTVKMMEKEYNTDPADIVAFIGPSICHNCYEVSEDVAEQFAKAYGTEVFEDILYIKDNGKFKLDLWRANYRNFINAGILPENIGITDICTCCNSDLLFSHRASKGMRGGMCGFLTIKGE
- a CDS encoding YraN family protein, which codes for MTENKRQTGSFYEDKAAEYLESIGYDIICRNFYGKGGEIDIVAKDNEALVFVEVKYRSSVRYGFPEEAVDYRKQYRIRKTAMLYIARNGKSFDCPIRFDVISILGTKITHIKDAF
- a CDS encoding EscU/YscU/HrcU family type III secretion system export apparatus switch protein, with product MAEEEKKRKQAIAIQYNPDEVAPKILASGTGIIADKIIEKAKSSDVPLYEDNKLANTLSKLDIGEYIPPELYSIVAEILVFVDNLDKIKGKIYDRK
- a CDS encoding flagellar hook-length control protein FliK — protein: MNIKTVNNTTGITNANVNLAQNSGSADRTQITVPSGLSPIEAGKALLMQLSTGDRLTGEIIDITPNNITISLNDSVTVKATLADSLSYNIGDIASFTIKDINKEQVVLKAGTNTNRNLFNDQTITSALKNAGLQVNEVTVSLVKEMMSHELPITSDSINHYMNLLTESSIASPKDVIYLEGMHVEVTDENVQALHDYYDFDRGMTGNTTKLTDDLYGMLNSLPSSVSDATVTLLSNFISSFTPEISEPVMMGNSVDANELQKLSEVLLNGDNGEDSNTTLREFAEQVAEGKISSKEFFNRIIDFYKDGFISPDKFKEIVSLKGTENILKDFVRQEMFLNPSDISKENIKKLYSKVLQDTEALSSRFQGIKFAENMLNTNTQIKNDVSFLNQANNFMNFVQIPLRMSGHEGHGDLYVYKNNRKKIEDKDELKALLHLDMDNLGPMDVFVLLKANNVTTNFKVANDDILAYIEEHISELNERLNALGYSVTSNVTSDKEKYSFVKSVMEEEFPSVEIKRFSFDVRT
- a CDS encoding ribonuclease HII, translated to MTKAERLEAEIKRTELMKEFDREYKIYGTICGIDEAGRGPLCGPVVAAAVILPDEYNILYINDSKKLSETKREEVYKEIDKYAVAYGVGIVSPERIDEINILQATYEAMRTAIHKLSVTPDILLNDAVTIPMVDIKQVPIIKGDAKSQSIAAASIVAKVTRDHLMEEYDKLYPEYGFAKHKGYGTAAHIKAIKEYGPCPIHRRTFIKNFI
- the ylqF gene encoding ribosome biogenesis GTPase YlqF, yielding MEVIVMAENKASFNWYPGHMTKAKRMMQEDIKFNDIVIELIDARIPMSSRNPDIDDLAKNKYRLILINKSDLADERVTVKWVEFFEKQGIKVIKLDSRQRSGMKSVNNAILEVCKEKIERDRKRGIINRPVRAMIVGIPNVGKSTFINSFAGKACAKTGNKPGVTKGKQWIRLNKTVELLDTPGILWPKFDNEKIANDLAFIGSINDQILNLTELSLKFIESVKNDYAGIFTSRYDIEEKDDGVTMLGDIAIARGCLKKGGEPDYDKAAALIFDDFRSGKLGKISIEKPEDYIS